Part of the Candidatus Binatia bacterium genome is shown below.
GTTCGAGACGTCGGCCTTGGCGTACTTGCCGCCGATCTCCGCCGCGACGGAGTTGCCCAGATCGTCGTTCAAGTCGACGACGCAGACCTTCGCGCCGTTCTTCGACAGAAGACGGGCGGTCGCAGCTCCGAGGCCGGAGGCACCACCCGTAACCATCGCGGACGCTCCATTGATGTCCAACATTATCCGAGCCTTTCGATGATCGTGGCGTTGGCCATACCGCCGCCCTCACACATGGTTTGCAGACCGTAGCGACCACCGGTCCGCTCCAACTCGTTGAGGAGCGTGGACATGAGCTTCGTGCCCGAGGAACCCAGCGGGTGTCCCAGCGCGATCGCGCCGCCGTTCACGTTCACCTTCGCCATGTCGGCGCCGGTTTCCTTCTGCCAGGCCAGAACGACCGAGGCGAAGGCTTCGTTGACCTCGAAGAGATCGATGTCCTCGATCTTCATGCCGGTCTTGTCGAGAATCTTTTTCGTGACGGGGATCGGACCCTTCAGCATCGTAACCGGGTCGGTACCCGCGACCGCGAACGCGTGGAAACGCGCGCGGGGCTTGAGACCGAGCTCCTTGGCCTTCTCTTCGCTCATGACGAGCACCGCGGAGGCGCCGTCACAGATCTGCGAGGAATTGCCGGCGGTGATCTTGCCGTCTTCCTTGAACGCGGGGTTCAGGGTGCCGAGCTTGTCGACGTTCGTGCCTTCGCGGATGCCTTCGTCCGCCGAGTGGAGCTCCTCCGCATCACCGACGGTGACCGGCACGGGAACGATCTCGTTGGCGAAGCGACCTTCCTTCAGAGCCTGCACCGCACGCGTCTGCGACTCACACGCGAACGTGTCGAGGTCGAGACGGGTGATGCCGTACTCGTCGGCGATCATGTCGGCGCCGATGCCCTGCGGCGGGAGACCCGACTCTTCGTAGCGAGCCATCATGTCCTTCGAGAACGGGAAGCCGAGATCCTTCGTGTGGCTGACCGAAGCGCCCATCGGCGTACGAGTCATCACTTCGACGCCGGCGGCAACGACGACGTCGTAGGAGCCTGCGATCACACCCTGCGCGGCGAAGTGCAGCGCCTGCTGCGAGCTGCCGCACTGACGGTCGACCGTGGTCGACGGAACGGACTCGGGCCAACCGGCGGTGAGGACCGCGTTGCGACC
Proteins encoded:
- a CDS encoding thiolase family protein, with amino-acid sequence MPTAVIVDAVRTPGGRRNGKLKDWHPVDLAAHVLKALEKRTKIDPAIVDDVIMGCVMQVGEQALNIGRNAVLTAGWPESVPSTTVDRQCGSSQQALHFAAQGVIAGSYDVVVAAGVEVMTRTPMGASVSHTKDLGFPFSKDMMARYEESGLPPQGIGADMIADEYGITRLDLDTFACESQTRAVQALKEGRFANEIVPVPVTVGDAEELHSADEGIREGTNVDKLGTLNPAFKEDGKITAGNSSQICDGASAVLVMSEEKAKELGLKPRARFHAFAVAGTDPVTMLKGPIPVTKKILDKTGMKIEDIDLFEVNEAFASVVLAWQKETGADMAKVNVNGGAIALGHPLGSSGTKLMSTLLNELERTGGRYGLQTMCEGGGMANATIIERLG